A genomic stretch from Bacillota bacterium includes:
- a CDS encoding 5'-methylthioadenosine/adenosylhomocysteine nucleosidase, whose amino-acid sequence MAIGIIGAMDKEIEGLKSKMCNIESKTISGITFYTGSISGSEVIVAASGIGKVSAAICTQTMTLVFKPSAIICCGVAGALSNSLHIGNIAVADKVVQHDLDTSPVGDPLGYISALDTVELSCNNSIVIALQKAAAIIGVTFETGTIASGDQFICSDLQRSRIKSHFNPIAVEMEGAAIGQVCSMNGIPFGIVRAISDGAGDDSHISYDEFAVLAAQHSVEIITQFLLEYKEI is encoded by the coding sequence ATGGCAATAGGCATTATAGGCGCAATGGATAAAGAAATTGAAGGTCTAAAAAGCAAGATGTGCAATATTGAATCGAAAACAATAAGCGGTATTACGTTTTATACAGGTTCAATTTCGGGCAGTGAGGTAATAGTGGCTGCATCAGGAATAGGAAAAGTCAGTGCCGCTATATGTACTCAAACGATGACATTGGTTTTTAAGCCATCCGCGATTATATGCTGCGGTGTTGCAGGGGCCTTGTCAAATAGCCTTCATATCGGCAACATTGCGGTTGCAGATAAAGTTGTACAACATGATCTTGATACTTCCCCGGTCGGCGATCCGTTAGGTTATATCAGTGCATTGGATACTGTCGAATTATCATGCAATAATTCAATAGTTATTGCTCTGCAAAAAGCTGCTGCAATCATAGGAGTTACTTTTGAGACTGGAACTATTGCTTCAGGTGATCAATTTATTTGCAGCGACTTACAGCGAAGCCGAATAAAAAGCCATTTCAACCCGATTGCTGTTGAAATGGAAGGGGCTGCAATTGGTCAAGTATGTTCCATGAATGGTATACCCTTTGGTATAGTCCGAGCCATATCTGACGGTGCAGGAGACGATTCCCATATTTCATACGACGAGTTTGCTGTATTAGCTGCACAGCATTCGGTCGAAATAATTACACAATTTTTACTTGAATATAAGGAGATATAA
- a CDS encoding S-ribosylhomocysteine lyase gives MKKIESFLVDHRTLMPGVYIARIDGDVITYDLRMCKPNTGILLDNSTMHSVEHMFATLVRNSRISDDVVYFGPMGCQTGFYLLVRDKISKDEVLDIIKNVLNDILAYDGEIFGYSDRECGNYRSLKLEAAKQACNDFLSKIKNLENIKKYSEL, from the coding sequence ATGAAAAAAATAGAAAGCTTTCTGGTCGATCACCGTACACTAATGCCCGGGGTTTACATCGCACGAATAGACGGCGACGTTATAACATATGATTTGCGCATGTGCAAACCTAATACAGGCATTTTGCTTGATAACAGCACGATGCATTCTGTTGAGCACATGTTCGCAACTTTAGTTCGCAACAGCAGAATATCAGATGATGTCGTTTATTTCGGTCCTATGGGGTGTCAGACAGGCTTTTATCTGCTCGTGAGGGATAAAATCTCAAAAGACGAAGTGCTGGATATTATAAAAAATGTATTGAATGATATCCTGGCATACGATGGCGAGATTTTTGGCTATAGTGATAGAGAATGCGGTAATTATCGTTCATTAAAACTAGAAGCAGCAAAGCAGGCATGCAACGATTTTTTAAGTAAGATAAAAAATCTTGAAAATATCAAAAAATACAGTGAGCTTTAA